In the Hirundo rustica isolate bHirRus1 chromosome 2, bHirRus1.pri.v3, whole genome shotgun sequence genome, TTATGCAAATTAGGCTTCCCTAATCAAATGCTGGAAGTGtgcaggaaacagaaataacCATACAGTTTAGAGTCAATAAATGTATAGGTTCTTAATGCTCTGCCAGctaatgaaatttaatttcagcattCCTGACTGCTTCAAAGGCAAAGTGCTCTCAAATGAGTAACTGGACATTAACTCAGAAGCCAGAAGGGTTCCTATGAACATGGAAGTATTTAGCAATagtttgttcctttttcatCTTTACCCAGCTGAAGACAAAAAGAGAATTGCCACAGAAGCGACACCTTATTACTATTCATGCATTATTTAAATAGTGCCTATCTAGATTTCTACCTATGAAAAGGGAGAAATCCACCTGAATATGGTGCATCTTTGTGTAGTGATGACCCTGTTCTTCTTCTGGCTTGGATGGTGAAGCTTTGATTTAGGGCATAAGGTGACTTCTAACACATTTTCCAGCAACTTGCCAATCCTTTCTACCTCAGAAGTGTCACCTGCTCTGCCCAGTTCTTATCTTGCTCACAGCTTTTCACCAAGCATATCCTCACCTGGCTCCTCTTGTGGCATCCTTGGCCATTAAATTACTGTGCAAAGTGATGGTGTGGTGATTTGCCTGATTCCTAtatgagagaaaacaaaaagtggACGGGTATTTCTGAACATCAATaaacccacccccccacccccccccccccccaaaaaaaaaaaaaaaaaaaaagaacccaggTGGAGGAATGGGtttaaaatctaaaatgttGCTTTCAGGCCAGACCAGCTGAACGACTGGGAGCTCTCAGAAGGCTGAGGGGGTCTCAGGTCACATCCCAGGTGTGACCAGTTTCAACACACAAAAGACACTggctgggaaaagctgaggggaagaggcagagggttggagggacctctggagatcacccagtccaaccccctgccaaggcagggccacccagagcagtgacacagagcaCATCCAGGTGGGtctggaatgtctccagagagggaacTCTGTGTCCTCCCTGGGCAGATgttccagagctctgccacaTCCAcgtaaagaaattcttcccccTGTTGAGTTGAAACtccttgtgttttatttcatggCTATTGCTCCTCATCCTGACTCCGGGCACCACTGAAGAGTCTGGCACTGTTCTAAAAGGAGCCTGTGCAGAAGGCAGGGGAAATGTTGAGAAGAGCTCTAACCTGTGAAATAGTTAATAGAAAAAATAGTTAGCTGCCAATAATAATTAACAGTTGATGGGCAAACTCTGGGTGATGTCCATGTGTTAGAAAAACCAATTAAGAGTTTAAGGCTCGACATACTTTAGTGCCCTCACACCTGGAGAAGGAAGTTAGCAGAGCCTGGGAGGGAAATTTATTGTTGAGAACTGAACAGATTTTATAAACCACTTTATAGAAAGCAGAGATgggaaaaggataataaaaagaCTGTAAAAGGCAGACTAATTAGCATGAGAAGCGAGAAATCAATAACGAACAGAAGACGGAATGCTAATTAATGAGGGGAACTATGTGAATTGTAAGGCAATGAGCACTAATCTCTTTGCCGAAACGTATAAATAGCTAAGCGCTTTGGTGACTGACACGCATGTTGTGGAGAGCCATCCCCACATTCCTTCAGCGCTGAATCGTTAATGCCGACTTTCTAACAAAGAGGCGGGggagtttatttttatttcccgCTGTTGGGTTCCCGCTGAGGGGAGGCCCCGCCGGGCCCGCTCGGTTGTCACGGCGACGGCGACGCCGCGGCCATGTCGGACCTGGGCTCTGAGGAGGGCTCCGAGACCGGGGAGGCCGCGCAAGGCATCGGGGTCCGAGGGGGCCCGGGAGGAGAGGACGGGCAGcgggggagggaaagggaacgGGGAAGGGAATATCCCTGGGAATATCCCTGGGAATATCCCTGGGATAGCGCTCAGTGCCCGCCGGGGAGAGTtccccagggacagcccccCGGACACGGGGGTCTCGGCAGTGCGGCTGTGCCATTGCAGCTTTTACCATGGGGTTGAAACAACGCATCCACGCTCTTCAGCTGTGTGCCGAGAAGCCTCGGGGTGCCGGGGAGTGACTGAAGCCGAGCTGGAGCAGCTTTCCTCAAACACCTGTTTCCCTCTGATGAGGTTGGCTGCTGCCAGGCCCGGTCCTTTAACCATGTTCCCTCCGCGTTTGTCAGGAGTATGACGGCGATCGCAACTCCGAAGGGCAGCGGCATGGATTCGGGAAGGCACTGCTCCCCAATGGCGACACCTACGAAGGGGAATACGAGTGTGGTTTGAGGAATGGACCTGTAAGACACCGGCCCTGGTTGTGGTTCTGCTTCTGCAGTTTTGTTATTTGGGCTCTGTATTGAAACAGGGCTGAGAACTGACGGGTATTTCATCTGTACCAAATGTGTTTCAGGGGACCTACAGGTTTAAAAACGGTGCTCTCTACACCGGGAACTaccttcaaaacaaaaagcatgGCAAAGGTGTATTTTTTTATCCAGACGGATCAAAATATGCAGGTAAAGCACTAGACACAATTCCAAAGGTATCTGTAGCCAAAAGGACACATTCCCTCCTCACTCCTCTTCCCCCTACAAATGAAAAGAGAGAGTGAATTGGAGAATGTCTTATTTTAAGAAGATACAttttctacaaaatattttcctcttattccctttttagtaatagtTCTGAGAAATCTGGGGTTTACTTATGCAGATTTATGTTAGGAGATTTATTAGGTCTGTCGTTAAAAAATAGGCTGCTTATTAGAGCCCTTATTTAGGGATTGGTACACCTGAAGTTTGAAGAAGTTGAAATTCAGAGTTTCCTTGCTTGATGGAGAGTACCTGAAGCAATCAGAATCTATCAGTTTATTTTCAAAGGACAATATTTTCCCCCCATCATTTTTAAGATAGGAAAGAAAAGATGTTCACATTGTAAGGGCTAAAAGCTGAGAGCAAAAAGATCATCACAATCTTGCCTTGCAGAAGCAGATGcactgaggttttttgtttgtttgtttgtttggttttttttttttttttttttttaaataagtttaagtttGATTAGAAGAATAATTAAGATACCAACCATCTAGCATCATTCTGAATATATGTGCCCCAATACTGACAAGACAACTTAAGCAAATGAGTCAAATTAAAGTAGCTCCTCTTTAAATTGGTGTGGAAATGTCACATTATCTAATGCAACTGTAATACATTTCCCAATTTAAAGGTAGgactggtttgttttgtgttcataaTGGTAATAGAGAGTGATAATGAAGACAGGTAATTATGGAAAAATTGAAAGGGAGGTCAGGCAGCAGCCTAAATACATGTGGAGAGGAACAGACTGATAAAAAAAGAGCAAGGCGCTCTACTTTAGAGTAAGGAGTGTTGTAAGGAACAATGAGAAATCCCAGCAGTGCagtagttttcttttccttctctcataCTTGTATGATAACGTTACAAACTGGCCACTGTATCACACAGTGGAATAAACCGGGTCTCACACTGCTTTTATCCTTTTGTCCTTGAAGGAGACTGGGTGCACGACCAGAGACAGGGCTATGGAGAATATCTGTATGCAAATGGAGACACCTATACTGGAGAATGGGCTGACAACAAGAGGTTTGTTTCAGTCTCACAGGGATGTTTCAAGTCACCCCATGGcattaaaatgcaaacattaTTTTCAGAGCATGTCTGACTGCAGCAAATGAAGTCTAGGGGTGACCTTGGCAATTTAGTCCAACCTGAGTAGTTTCAGCTGCTTAATTAATGCAGTTTTAATACCTTAACTATAAAAACAGCCTAAATTCTTAATACTCACTGGtataaaacaaaatgtttattttcttcctagGCATGGGCAAGGCACGTATGTCTATAAAGACACGGGATCTAAGTATGTTGGTTGTTGGGTAAATGGAATCCAGGATGGATCAGCTGAACTTATCCACCTAAACCACAGATTTAAGGGCAAGTTTTTCAATGGAAAGGTAAATGTGCAGGAACACTTTCTATTCATCTGAACAGTTAGCATGCAATTGCCTTAATATGACCTATTTCCACTTAAAATAAGCTAGGTTTCTGATCTTTTGTAGTATTTCCTGTACCAGAAGTGTAACACATGAAACTGAATTATTCTGTGGGACACAATGCCAAGTTTCTTTGCAACATTGCTTTCAAACTGTAGTGTTACTGACTACTGTTTGGAATTTGTAGTAAAggatattttacatttctgtgcTTAGAATGGATTAACTGTGCAGTTCTCCTGATGTCTTTGTGTTTTTATGCAGCCTTTAGGTCGTGGCAAATTCATCTTTGATATTGGATGTGAGCAGCATGGTGAATACATACAACCGGTGcaggtaaaataaataatgcaagtTGTAGTGATTATCAGAGGACACAGTAAATCAGATCTATTGTTGAGGaatatgtaaaaaatatattccttacagacagtgatgttaaagtaGATCTTATGAGTCAAAAAGGGTGGAAACTCGTGCATTCTTGAGAACTAAATGaggtttattatttttctttttttatgttcCCTACTGTGTAAGCTTTGAAAAGTACAAGGTGGGATTTTGCACTGCTTGCAGACATGAATCCTTCCTGCTTGAAAAGAATCAGGACCTTCCcaaagcatttgaaaatgttcttCCCAGAACATTTCCAGTCACAGAGGAATATAGGTATATTTGTATGCACATTTAgcctctgctgcattttcttctgaacaCCAGAAAACAATGAgcaatattttttgtatttctgaacTGCTTGGTGCTATGCATACAAATGGTAATTTCCAGCAGAGTCATGTTTGGGAAATATGTCCTATTGTTGTTCTGATCATGTTAAGAGCTTAATATCCGTGGTTTCTGATAATTGTAGGGAATGGGTGGGATCAAAGTCTATTTTCCCTTCTCTATGCATGAATGTTTTGAAACATCTCTGATTGATATGGTTCAAAAATAGCCATGGAagtaagaaatatattttaatattactgTTTGATTTCAAGAAACTTTGCCACATTTTAGCTTTGAGTTTGCTGCCTCTGTTGTCTCATACATTAGTTCCCATTACACACTCTTTGAAAACTCTGTGATGCATCAGTCATTCCTGAAGGATAAAATAATAATCATCGAAATCCTGTCAGTTGTGATAGAGATTTGCAAAGCTTGGagattgttttgcttttttccagctATCAGCAGAAGTTCCTCAAATTTACTATCAGATTCATAGGAGTATTCAGATTAATGTGTGTTTCCTTAGTTCAGTTGGGAATTCTTAGATGAGTTTTTAAAGCAAGGGACAGTGGTGTCACTAAAGTAAGAATAAATTTTGCCCTTTTGCTTCAGTTGAAATAATTACAGAATAAagcccatttaaaaaaaaaaaa is a window encoding:
- the RSPH1 gene encoding radial spoke head 1 homolog; this translates as MSDLGSEEGSETGEAAQGIGEYDGDRNSEGQRHGFGKALLPNGDTYEGEYECGLRNGPGTYRFKNGALYTGNYLQNKKHGKGVFFYPDGSKYAGDWVHDQRQGYGEYLYANGDTYTGEWADNKRHGQGTYVYKDTGSKYVGCWVNGIQDGSAELIHLNHRFKGKFFNGKPLGRGKFIFDIGCEQHGEYIQPVQEKEEEEEEEPPLPLEQIWKASEITQLTPWSPYDEEPPASREAAEAAVTEEGEGHEPSSDVLNPADDAEGEGEERREEEVNQDQEDKEITDSDG